Proteins from a single region of Peptococcaceae bacterium:
- a CDS encoding fumarylacetoacetate hydrolase family protein codes for MTSEEISRLAAELRQAAKEKQPIPALTERKPDLSIEEAYRIQLENVEMAVGEGKRIVGKKIGLTSKAMQQFLGVGEPDYGHLFDSMVWDEEAPVSTGTLLQPKVEAEIAFVLGEDLQGPGITLTDVLRATEGVIPAFEVIDSRIKDWKIKIQDTIADNASSAGIVLGSQLVPVDRVNLKHVGLVLEKNGIIVETAAGAAVMGHPALAVAWLANKLGTMGVPLKKGEIILSGSLTKALEVRAGDLFIAAFGGLGSVKVLFSD; via the coding sequence GTGACAAGTGAAGAGATCAGCCGCCTGGCAGCCGAATTAAGGCAGGCGGCGAAGGAGAAACAGCCCATTCCGGCCCTGACGGAAAGAAAACCGGACCTGTCAATCGAAGAAGCGTACAGGATACAGCTGGAAAACGTTGAAATGGCGGTTGGGGAAGGAAAGAGGATTGTCGGAAAAAAGATCGGCCTGACCAGCAAAGCCATGCAGCAGTTTTTGGGGGTAGGAGAACCGGACTACGGGCACCTTTTTGACAGCATGGTCTGGGACGAGGAGGCGCCGGTCAGCACCGGAACCTTGCTCCAGCCCAAGGTCGAGGCGGAAATAGCTTTCGTGCTGGGCGAGGATTTGCAGGGTCCCGGCATAACCTTAACCGACGTTCTCAGGGCCACGGAAGGAGTAATTCCCGCCTTCGAGGTTATCGACAGCAGGATTAAGGACTGGAAGATCAAAATACAGGACACCATTGCGGACAATGCTTCCAGCGCCGGTATTGTACTGGGTTCGCAGCTAGTGCCGGTGGACAGGGTCAATTTGAAACATGTGGGACTTGTGCTGGAAAAAAACGGGATTATCGTGGAGACGGCGGCCGGCGCGGCGGTTATGGGGCACCCGGCTTTGGCCGTGGCCTGGCTGGCCAATAAGCTGGGCACGATGGGGGTTCCTCTGAAAAAAGGAGAAATAATTCTCTCCGGTTCCTTGACCAAAGCCCTGGAGGTCAGGGCGGGCGACCTGTTTATCGCTGCTTTCGGCGGGTTGGGGAGTGTAAAAGTTTTATTCAGTGATTGA
- a CDS encoding quinolinate phosphoribosyl transferase, whose translation MRTAGDLRDDIFAPVMKRRVQANVTIEGRGVLCGMAQAGEKLNSLGAVIHLQVDDGTPVEKGQVILSFAGNPKTIALAEDLVMGCIAKPSGIATASRKAVELARGKVKIVCGAWKKMPVEMKHLVRQAIVTGGAASRIVEGPFLYLDKNYVRIFGGVAKALEAVGGFFDHVKVVQLRGEAEEIVSETEAALRGGAHVLMVDTGSPEDLLKVSRKVKEAGMRDRIQLAFAGSVKISDIPVFIEYDVDILDIGSQIIDAPLLDLKMDVVHVEEG comes from the coding sequence ATGAGAACTGCCGGGGACCTGCGTGACGACATTTTTGCACCAGTTATGAAAAGAAGGGTTCAGGCCAACGTCACGATAGAGGGGCGGGGTGTTCTCTGCGGAATGGCGCAGGCCGGAGAAAAACTGAACTCCCTGGGAGCCGTCATCCACCTGCAGGTGGATGACGGCACTCCTGTAGAGAAAGGACAGGTGATCCTTTCTTTTGCGGGAAATCCTAAAACCATCGCCCTGGCCGAGGACCTGGTGATGGGCTGTATAGCAAAACCTTCCGGGATTGCCACGGCTTCCCGGAAAGCCGTCGAGCTGGCCCGGGGCAAGGTAAAGATTGTATGCGGCGCCTGGAAAAAGATGCCGGTTGAAATGAAACACCTGGTCCGCCAGGCCATCGTGACTGGAGGCGCGGCCAGCAGGATTGTCGAAGGGCCCTTTCTTTACCTGGACAAGAACTATGTGCGCATATTCGGGGGTGTAGCCAAGGCCCTGGAAGCGGTCGGCGGTTTTTTTGACCATGTCAAAGTGGTGCAGCTGAGGGGAGAGGCTGAGGAAATCGTTTCGGAAACGGAAGCCGCGCTGCGTGGAGGGGCTCATGTATTAATGGTGGATACCGGTTCCCCGGAAGATCTGCTGAAAGTAAGCCGCAAAGTGAAAGAAGCGGGGATGAGAGATAGGATCCAACTCGCTTTTGCCGGCTCGGTCAAGATCAGCGATATACCCGTATTTATAGAATATGACGTGGATATTTTGGATATCGGTTCCCAAATAATCGATGCCCCCCTGCTGGACCTTAAAATGGACGTAGTTCACGTGGAGGAGGGCTGA
- a CDS encoding sigma 54-interacting transcriptional regulator, with product MDKWFLKEENELLMKIIDSSYDGIFITDSEGAAIYFNDAYLRISGLKREKILGRRLQDLVAENEIPDACSPEVIRTKKPVTKVIDYYNGVSALVTSIPVFNDEGRLLRVFSNVRDITDLLKLREELKSTSDLNMEYRQQLWQMHRESQKSGRFVVESPAMRNIRRLALRVSQVSSPVLIQGESGVGKDVLARYIHEAADPSSSRPFIQINCSAIPENLLESELFGYEPGAFTGAAKGGKRGLFELANDGTLFLDEIGAMPHSTQVKLLDVLQRNQVYRLGGTRTVNIDTRIIAATNSDLEKMVRENRFRQDLFYRLNVIPVHIPPLRERKEDIVPLVFHFLEVNNDRFGFQKKISPQALETLTRYDWPGNVRELKNLVERMIVLADGETIDEKCIPSHIKKAVEKEPGVLPVDLDTFDLKEIQSRVEGEVIKRALTVCGSMRKAARALGIDLSTLVRKKKKYNLQA from the coding sequence GTGGACAAATGGTTTTTGAAAGAAGAAAACGAATTATTAATGAAAATAATTGACTCCTCATATGACGGGATTTTTATCACCGACAGCGAGGGGGCGGCCATTTATTTCAATGACGCCTATTTGCGCATATCGGGATTGAAGCGAGAGAAGATACTGGGACGCCGTCTGCAGGACCTGGTTGCCGAGAATGAAATACCGGACGCCTGTTCACCGGAGGTGATCAGGACAAAAAAGCCGGTCACCAAGGTGATTGATTATTATAACGGCGTCTCGGCCCTTGTCACCAGCATCCCCGTATTCAACGACGAGGGAAGGCTGCTCAGGGTTTTTTCCAATGTTCGCGACATCACTGATTTGCTCAAGCTGCGGGAGGAATTAAAAAGCACGAGCGACCTGAATATGGAATACCGCCAGCAGTTGTGGCAGATGCACCGGGAGTCGCAAAAGTCAGGAAGGTTTGTGGTGGAAAGCCCTGCCATGCGGAATATCCGGCGGCTGGCCTTGAGGGTCTCCCAGGTTTCTTCGCCTGTGCTGATCCAGGGCGAATCCGGGGTGGGCAAGGACGTGCTGGCCCGCTACATCCATGAGGCGGCTGATCCTTCTTCTTCGCGACCGTTCATCCAGATCAACTGCAGCGCGATCCCGGAAAACCTGCTGGAGTCAGAGCTTTTCGGTTATGAGCCGGGCGCCTTTACCGGGGCGGCCAAAGGCGGGAAAAGAGGCTTGTTTGAACTGGCCAACGACGGGACGCTCTTTCTTGATGAGATCGGCGCCATGCCTCATTCCACGCAGGTTAAACTCCTTGATGTTCTGCAGAGAAACCAGGTTTACCGCTTGGGGGGGACCAGGACGGTCAACATCGATACGCGCATCATTGCCGCCACCAACAGCGATCTCGAAAAGATGGTCCGTGAAAACCGTTTTCGCCAGGACCTCTTCTACCGCCTGAACGTGATTCCCGTGCATATTCCACCGCTGCGCGAGCGGAAAGAGGACATCGTTCCCCTGGTATTCCATTTCTTAGAAGTTAACAATGACCGGTTCGGCTTTCAGAAAAAGATTTCGCCGCAGGCGCTGGAGACCCTCACCAGGTATGACTGGCCGGGCAATGTGCGCGAACTCAAAAACCTGGTGGAACGGATGATTGTTCTGGCAGACGGGGAGACAATAGACGAAAAGTGTATCCCCAGCCACATCAAAAAAGCGGTGGAAAAGGAACCAGGCGTTTTGCCCGTTGATTTGGATACGTTCGACTTAAAGGAGATCCAGAGCCGGGTGGAAGGCGAGGTTATCAAAAGAGCGTTAACGGTGTGCGGTTCTATGCGCAAGGCGGCCAGGGCCCTGGGAATCGACCTTTCCACCCTGGTGCGCAAGAAGAAGAAATACAATCTACAGGCATGA
- a CDS encoding molybdopterin-binding protein, whose product MQLNLLEKTELRITGIRLENVNLTKLAGAVADTLKLPQEKVVVVDVRSDQVAVDILQDTVEAEQVFGKKEALLRAMEKIEGVVTTPYTDIHSEGILGCLALEEGEARLALERSQGIVREMIARKKGRVKVFPTGFEIIEGQIEDTNTPYISKKMEEAGYIVERGAVLKDALEDIVRELSEAAGNSGVVITTGGVGAENKDFSIEAIQSLDPEAATPYIVKFTQGQGRHVKDGVRIGVGAYGGCLLVALPGPHDEVRTAIPVLIDGLKKNYDKKHLARLLVEALQKRLHDKTGCRAGRGTH is encoded by the coding sequence ATGCAGCTTAATCTGTTGGAGAAAACGGAACTCAGGATTACCGGCATCAGGCTTGAAAACGTCAACCTGACAAAGCTGGCCGGAGCCGTGGCCGATACCTTGAAGCTGCCGCAGGAAAAAGTGGTCGTGGTTGATGTGCGCAGCGACCAGGTCGCGGTGGATATTTTGCAGGATACCGTGGAAGCAGAGCAGGTTTTCGGCAAGAAAGAAGCGCTGCTTCGAGCGATGGAAAAGATAGAAGGTGTTGTGACCACTCCTTATACGGACATTCATTCCGAGGGGATACTGGGCTGCCTTGCCCTGGAAGAAGGAGAGGCGAGGCTGGCCCTTGAACGTTCGCAGGGGATCGTCCGGGAAATGATCGCCAGGAAGAAAGGCAGGGTAAAGGTATTTCCTACCGGTTTCGAAATAATCGAGGGTCAGATAGAGGATACCAATACACCGTATATTTCCAAAAAGATGGAAGAAGCCGGATATATCGTGGAAAGAGGGGCCGTGCTCAAAGACGCGCTTGAAGACATAGTGCGCGAGCTGAGCGAGGCCGCGGGCAATTCCGGCGTGGTCATTACCACCGGCGGGGTCGGCGCGGAAAACAAGGATTTTAGCATCGAAGCCATCCAGAGCCTAGACCCGGAGGCGGCCACCCCTTATATCGTCAAGTTCACCCAGGGCCAGGGCAGGCATGTCAAGGACGGCGTGAGAATCGGCGTGGGAGCGTACGGCGGCTGCCTGCTGGTCGCTTTACCCGGCCCGCACGACGAGGTTAGGACAGCGATCCCGGTGTTGATAGACGGGCTTAAAAAGAATTATGACAAGAAACACCTGGCCAGGCTCCTGGTCGAAGCTTTGCAAAAGCGCTTGCATGATAAAACGGGGTGCCGTGCAGGCCGGGGAACACATTAA
- a CDS encoding IclR family transcriptional regulator: MESNHRNGHTIQSVERALNILEEFSGKEKELGVTEIAKRLGLKKNTCFGLLKTLQNRGYVEQNPDTGKYRLGLKIFQLGQVYEEGLELREIARPYLQDLVEKTRETVHLVVRNRAEAVYIEKVEGPSAINIISQVGRSVNLHCTGVGKALLAYFPENLYREVLARGLGRFTEKTITDPGELAKSLEAIREKGYSIDDEEIEIGLRCIAAPIFNHRKEAIAAISISGPKTRITDEKIEEFARLVKTATGSISIKLGYR; encoded by the coding sequence ATGGAATCAAACCACAGGAACGGCCATACTATTCAATCGGTGGAAAGGGCTCTCAACATCCTGGAAGAGTTCAGCGGCAAAGAAAAAGAGCTGGGAGTCACCGAAATAGCCAAACGGCTCGGCCTGAAAAAAAACACCTGTTTTGGGCTGCTAAAGACGCTGCAAAACAGGGGCTATGTGGAGCAAAACCCCGACACCGGAAAATACCGGCTGGGTTTAAAGATATTTCAGCTGGGCCAGGTCTATGAAGAGGGGCTGGAACTGAGAGAGATCGCCAGGCCGTACCTGCAGGATCTGGTTGAAAAAACCAGGGAAACAGTGCACCTGGTTGTTCGGAACCGGGCGGAGGCCGTTTATATCGAAAAAGTTGAAGGACCAAGCGCAATCAACATTATTTCCCAGGTCGGCAGGAGCGTCAACCTTCATTGCACGGGCGTCGGCAAGGCGCTTTTGGCCTATTTCCCGGAAAATCTGTACCGGGAAGTGCTGGCAAGGGGCTTGGGCAGGTTCACGGAAAAAACGATTACCGATCCCGGGGAGCTGGCAAAATCTTTGGAAGCAATAAGGGAAAAAGGATACAGCATAGACGACGAAGAAATAGAGATCGGGCTGCGCTGCATTGCCGCGCCTATATTCAACCACCGGAAAGAAGCGATAGCGGCCATCAGCATTTCCGGGCCTAAAACCAGGATCACGGATGAAAAAATTGAAGAATTCGCCCGGCTGGTTAAAACTGCTACCGGCAGTATTTCCATCAAACTGGGATACAGGTGA
- a CDS encoding benzoate/H(+) symporter BenE family transporter, producing MSTETANSNKGIMEKAPGFASGIADFSKHFNAKTVTAGVVAAVFGCTGPALIIMNAAQAGKLTPGQTISWLFAVYFFGGLISIFFGLKYKQPINGAWSIPGAVMLIDALKANSISDAAGAYLLAGIIVLILGLSGLIGKVMKWLPVPIVMAMIAGAMIRFGTGIVTSTKAAPLIGFLTLAGYFLAPKISKKLPPILTALVLGIAAAGFAGQLNFSGVKYTLIGPELVIPTFGTGAILSIAIPLAVLVMGAENAQAYGVLVAQGYKPPINAMTIVSGIGGMITAFFGGHNANIAGPMTAICSSEEAGEAKEGRYVATVVNGVLFGGFGLIASIAVTFVSGLPSSLISIVAGLAMIGVLISSFEYGFSTRKFRTGAFFALVIAMSGITILKISSPFWALLGGVLVSLIAERKDFEG from the coding sequence ATGAGTACCGAAACTGCCAACAGCAATAAAGGCATCATGGAAAAAGCCCCCGGGTTTGCCAGCGGAATAGCGGATTTTTCCAAGCATTTCAACGCCAAAACGGTAACAGCCGGAGTCGTGGCCGCAGTCTTTGGCTGCACCGGTCCTGCGCTCATCATTATGAATGCCGCCCAGGCCGGGAAACTCACCCCTGGCCAGACCATCTCCTGGCTTTTTGCCGTGTACTTTTTCGGCGGGTTGATCAGCATATTCTTCGGGCTGAAATACAAGCAGCCCATTAACGGCGCTTGGTCAATCCCCGGGGCCGTGATGCTCATCGACGCCCTGAAGGCCAACTCCATCTCCGATGCGGCAGGAGCCTACCTGCTGGCGGGCATAATAGTGCTTATCCTCGGGTTATCGGGGTTGATCGGCAAAGTGATGAAGTGGCTGCCGGTGCCTATTGTTATGGCCATGATTGCCGGCGCCATGATAAGATTTGGCACGGGGATCGTCACTTCCACCAAAGCGGCTCCCTTGATCGGTTTTTTAACGCTGGCCGGCTATTTCCTGGCGCCGAAGATTTCCAAGAAACTGCCGCCCATCCTGACGGCGCTTGTTCTCGGTATCGCCGCCGCTGGTTTTGCCGGGCAGCTGAATTTTTCCGGGGTCAAGTACACCTTGATTGGGCCTGAATTGGTAATACCCACCTTTGGGACCGGGGCCATCCTTTCCATTGCCATTCCTCTCGCTGTCCTCGTAATGGGAGCAGAAAATGCCCAGGCCTATGGGGTGCTGGTTGCCCAGGGGTATAAACCGCCCATCAACGCCATGACCATAGTCAGCGGCATCGGGGGGATGATCACCGCATTTTTCGGCGGGCATAACGCCAATATAGCCGGCCCGATGACGGCCATATGCTCTTCGGAGGAAGCCGGGGAAGCCAAGGAGGGCAGGTACGTGGCCACTGTTGTCAACGGCGTCCTGTTCGGCGGGTTCGGCTTGATTGCCAGCATAGCGGTGACATTCGTCAGCGGGCTGCCGAGTTCTTTGATCAGCATTGTGGCCGGCCTGGCCATGATAGGCGTGCTGATCAGCTCTTTCGAGTACGGTTTCAGCACCAGGAAATTCCGGACGGGAGCCTTTTTCGCCCTGGTTATCGCCATGTCGGGAATCACTATCCTGAAGATAAGTTCGCCCTTCTGGGCCTTACTGGGCGGAGTTCTTGTCTCGCTGATCGCCGAGCGGAAGGATTTTGAAGGCTGA
- a CDS encoding Xaa-Pro peptidase family protein, with amino-acid sequence MNKTAFKKRMEKLQSAMRAEGIDVCLLVDRENLLYFGGIEQVECMAVVVPREGTPQGTTLSLDVPWVRANCALEKVRGYRFPAETLAGSIIEIIKEFGYTNPVIGFERYFVGFAVFDTLRKHFDAGKFCNASGIIYKLRAVKDCEEIDKIKKASQAVIAGMKAAVRAIRPGVREIDLAAEAEYAAMKSGSQGTPFRIQIVSGEKTMLTHPFSDSKTVKEGEIVLIHIGARVQGYTAKMCRTAAVGAVPKEQKMVYEVLKKAQRAGIAAMKPGVPCSEVDRAARQEIYEAGFDDADFLDVIGHGIGLRQSEFYPMIGKNFSYTLQANMVVDILLPSIYRPGAGGSRITDTIWIRGDGAEVLTNYPADLIQA; translated from the coding sequence GTGAATAAAACGGCGTTTAAAAAGAGGATGGAAAAGCTGCAGTCAGCAATGCGGGCGGAGGGGATAGATGTCTGCCTGCTGGTTGACCGGGAAAACCTCCTGTATTTCGGCGGGATAGAGCAGGTGGAGTGTATGGCTGTGGTCGTTCCCCGGGAAGGAACCCCGCAAGGCACGACGCTCTCCCTGGACGTTCCGTGGGTGCGGGCCAACTGCGCCCTGGAAAAAGTCAGGGGCTACCGTTTCCCTGCTGAAACCCTGGCTGGTTCTATTATTGAAATCATAAAGGAGTTCGGCTATACAAACCCGGTTATCGGATTTGAACGATATTTTGTCGGGTTCGCCGTGTTCGACACGCTAAGAAAACATTTTGATGCCGGGAAGTTTTGCAACGCATCCGGGATAATCTATAAGCTGCGGGCCGTCAAGGACTGCGAGGAAATTGACAAGATCAAAAAAGCCTCACAGGCCGTTATTGCGGGAATGAAAGCTGCCGTCAGAGCGATCAGGCCGGGAGTGAGGGAAATCGACCTGGCGGCGGAAGCAGAATATGCCGCCATGAAATCAGGTTCGCAGGGAACTCCTTTCAGGATACAAATAGTATCAGGCGAAAAAACCATGCTTACGCACCCCTTTTCTGATAGCAAAACGGTAAAAGAAGGAGAGATAGTGCTTATCCATATCGGGGCAAGGGTTCAGGGCTACACGGCCAAGATGTGCAGGACCGCGGCAGTTGGCGCTGTTCCAAAAGAACAAAAAATGGTTTATGAGGTTTTGAAAAAGGCCCAGCGTGCGGGAATCGCCGCTATGAAACCGGGCGTGCCGTGCAGCGAAGTGGACAGGGCCGCAAGACAGGAGATTTATGAAGCGGGCTTTGATGACGCCGACTTCCTGGATGTCATTGGCCACGGCATTGGCTTAAGGCAGTCCGAATTCTATCCCATGATCGGCAAGAATTTTTCTTATACGTTACAAGCCAATATGGTCGTGGATATACTCCTGCCTTCAATCTACAGGCCGGGAGCGGGGGGTTCCCGCATTACCGACACCATCTGGATAAGGGGGGACGGCGCCGAAGTATTGACAAACTATCCCGCCGATTTGATACAGGCATAA
- a CDS encoding acetaldehyde dehydrogenase (acetylating), which produces MKKKIKAAILGPGNIGTDLMFKIVNRARSIELEMVSGIYGDSEGLKLAAQLGLKTSTGGIEPILRDEEIKIVFDCTSAKAHLKHAPLLMQHGKTAVDLTPAAVGPYLVPAVNMQDNIESVNVNLVTCGGQATVPIVAAVNAACGVEYAEIVATISSRSAGPGTRQNIDEFTQTTADSLVKVGGARRAKAIIILNPAEPPIMMRNTIYCRVTSPDEKAVARSVAQMVEKVKEYVPGYTMKLPPLLDGDKVTVMIEVEGEGLYLPRYAGNLDIITAAALGVGERIAASLLAKETGGSGERRVVQ; this is translated from the coding sequence ATGAAGAAAAAGATAAAAGCCGCCATCCTGGGGCCCGGAAACATCGGGACGGACCTGATGTTTAAGATTGTCAACAGGGCCAGGAGTATTGAGCTGGAGATGGTATCAGGCATTTATGGGGATTCGGAAGGTTTGAAACTGGCGGCGCAGCTAGGACTTAAGACCTCCACCGGGGGCATTGAGCCGATTTTGCGAGACGAGGAAATAAAAATAGTCTTTGATTGCACCAGCGCCAAGGCCCATTTGAAACATGCGCCGCTTCTTATGCAGCACGGCAAAACAGCAGTCGACCTGACCCCGGCGGCGGTTGGGCCGTATCTTGTCCCGGCTGTCAATATGCAGGACAACATCGAGAGCGTCAACGTGAACCTGGTGACCTGCGGGGGGCAGGCCACAGTACCTATTGTGGCCGCTGTAAACGCGGCCTGCGGGGTGGAATACGCCGAAATCGTGGCCACCATCTCCAGCCGGAGCGCAGGACCGGGAACACGGCAAAACATAGACGAGTTCACCCAGACCACGGCGGATAGCCTGGTAAAGGTTGGCGGAGCCAGGAGGGCCAAAGCGATCATTATTTTGAATCCGGCTGAACCTCCCATAATGATGAGAAACACCATATACTGCCGTGTAACCAGTCCCGACGAGAAGGCTGTCGCGCGCAGCGTCGCGCAGATGGTGGAAAAGGTGAAAGAATACGTACCGGGATATACCATGAAACTGCCTCCCCTGCTGGATGGGGACAAGGTGACGGTGATGATCGAGGTGGAAGGCGAGGGCCTGTATTTGCCCCGGTATGCCGGCAATCTTGATATAATTACGGCTGCCGCCCTGGGCGTCGGGGAAAGGATTGCCGCAAGCCTGCTGGCGAAAGAGACCGGCGGTTCCGGGGAAAGGAGGGTCGTTCAATGA
- the dmpG gene encoding 4-hydroxy-2-oxovalerate aldolase: MKKVRIFDTTLRDGMHAVSHQLSPEDMAAIAQTLDSAGVDTVEVGHGDGLGGASFQYGFSKATDEDYLKAVSSVLKKAKMDVLLIPGIGTKKDLEVAVKHGAKVVRVATHVTEADIGEQHIKMAKSFGLEAIGFLMMAHMAPVEKVVEQAKLFESYGADAVYITDSAGAMVPQDVARRVEAVRSAVQVPVGYHAHNNLGLAIGNSLAAYEAGASFIDGTLKGLGAGAGNAQTEVLAAVFDKIKVETGINLYKIMDAAEEVVGPLMHRPQSIDRAALTLGWAGVYGSFLLHTLRAAEKFKVDPRDVLVELGKRKTVGGQEDLIIEVAYELSRKTAG; the protein is encoded by the coding sequence ATGAAAAAGGTCAGGATTTTTGATACCACGTTGAGGGATGGAATGCACGCTGTCAGCCACCAGTTGTCGCCGGAGGACATGGCGGCCATCGCCCAGACCCTGGATTCCGCGGGCGTCGATACCGTGGAAGTGGGACACGGGGACGGGCTGGGAGGAGCATCGTTCCAGTACGGTTTCTCCAAGGCGACGGACGAAGATTACTTGAAAGCTGTTTCTTCGGTCTTGAAAAAGGCAAAAATGGACGTGCTGCTTATACCCGGCATCGGGACTAAAAAAGACCTGGAAGTGGCGGTCAAGCATGGGGCGAAGGTCGTGCGCGTGGCCACGCACGTTACCGAGGCGGATATCGGGGAGCAGCATATCAAGATGGCCAAGTCCTTCGGCCTGGAAGCCATCGGTTTTTTAATGATGGCGCACATGGCGCCGGTGGAAAAGGTGGTTGAACAGGCCAAGCTTTTTGAAAGCTACGGCGCCGACGCCGTGTATATAACCGATTCCGCCGGAGCTATGGTTCCACAGGACGTGGCGCGCCGCGTCGAGGCCGTGAGGAGCGCGGTGCAGGTTCCGGTGGGCTATCACGCCCACAACAACCTGGGACTGGCCATAGGCAACTCCCTGGCCGCATACGAAGCGGGCGCTTCCTTCATCGACGGAACGTTGAAAGGACTGGGGGCCGGGGCCGGCAACGCCCAAACGGAAGTGCTCGCGGCGGTTTTCGATAAAATAAAAGTGGAAACAGGAATAAACCTCTACAAGATCATGGATGCCGCCGAAGAGGTGGTTGGACCCCTCATGCACAGGCCCCAGTCGATCGACAGGGCCGCTTTGACCCTGGGCTGGGCTGGCGTGTACGGCAGTTTCCTGCTTCATACGCTGCGCGCGGCAGAAAAATTCAAGGTAGACCCCCGGGACGTACTGGTGGAACTGGGAAAAAGAAAAACAGTGGGCGGGCAGGAAGACCTGATCATCGAGGTGGCCTATGAATTGAGCCGCAAAACGGCGGGATGA